One region of Prosthecobacter fusiformis genomic DNA includes:
- a CDS encoding type III secretion system chaperone — translation MKTASSSYDTLGEPVAQLCEELGIATPPPNEQGVFVIQVEGQELRFSLLNNDRVYLLGVLGRVDEIAAQRQISRQALLTGCLTLQAVRFGKLGREEVLSIEPETDELILWHSLDGPDVSIPAFFQTAEALLNELEFWKNWLAHP, via the coding sequence ATGAAAACCGCATCGTCATCTTACGACACCCTAGGCGAGCCCGTGGCTCAACTTTGTGAGGAGCTTGGGATCGCTACTCCCCCGCCTAACGAACAGGGCGTCTTTGTCATCCAAGTCGAGGGCCAGGAACTGCGTTTCAGCCTTCTCAATAACGACCGGGTTTACTTGCTTGGCGTTCTTGGGAGAGTTGATGAAATCGCCGCGCAACGCCAGATATCCCGTCAAGCCCTGCTCACCGGCTGTCTTACTCTGCAGGCCGTGCGCTTTGGAAAGCTCGGACGCGAGGAAGTTCTCAGCATTGAGCCTGAAACGGATGAGCTGATCCTCTGGCACTCTTTGGACGGCCCAGATGTCTCCATCCCAGCCTTCTTCCAGACGGCAGAAGCTTTGCTCAACGAACTTGAGTTTTGGAAAAACTGGCTGGCTCACCCTTGA
- the sctV gene encoding type III secretion system export apparatus subunit SctV encodes MLSSVQNVLSKGTKYYDIIMAVVVVMILSMMILPVPPWLLDVLLAVNLSISMLLLMLSMYVPHILEFSTFPSMLLVTTLFRLSLNITTTRLILLEAHAGDIVYTFGNFVVGGNFIVGVVIFLIITIVQFVVITKGAERVAEVAARFTLDAMPGKQMSIDADLRAGNITQEEAKKRRSMIEKESQLHGSMDGAMKFVKGDAIAGLIITAINITAGIAIGTLQKGWEIGKAVTTYSILTIGDGLVSQIPALLISITAGMIVTRVGNEEEGGALGGDVGRQLLSQPKALMIAAGFLFAFALIPGFPKIPFIMLGLIAGVIGYANFQTQHAPVAVQHDKRNLPAAAASGAKPALKQKRDDGDEFSVTLPLLMDVSAASQEVVDANAMNEELIRVRKALYHDLGVPFPGIHLRFNESLPAGQYKILLHEVPIAEGQFQVNCVLARERADSLRMLGIPFMEEKPFLRGLLPLWVPQDRVNDLEKAKVPYLAPTQVLTYHLSIILKRYAGDFVGLQETKYLLEQMDAQFPEVVREVQRVLPVQKITEVFQRLVQEEVSIRNLRTILQALIEWGQKEKEAVLLTEYVRASLKRYISYKFSRGQNILAVYLLEPSLEEKIRKAVRQTSAGAYLALEPMTVKALLTSVRKEVGDILESNQRPVLLTSLDVRRYTRKLIEQEFYELPVLSHQELTEEITIQPLGRIAA; translated from the coding sequence ATGCTCTCCTCTGTACAAAACGTCCTTTCTAAGGGGACAAAATACTATGACATCATCATGGCTGTCGTGGTGGTGATGATCCTCTCGATGATGATCTTGCCAGTGCCGCCCTGGCTGTTGGATGTACTGCTGGCGGTGAATCTTTCGATCTCCATGCTTTTGCTCATGCTGTCGATGTATGTGCCGCATATTTTGGAGTTTTCGACGTTTCCCTCCATGTTGCTGGTGACGACGTTATTCCGGCTTTCGCTGAATATCACCACGACTCGACTCATCTTGTTGGAGGCGCACGCGGGCGACATTGTCTATACCTTTGGCAACTTCGTTGTGGGGGGGAATTTCATCGTCGGGGTGGTGATCTTCCTCATCATTACCATCGTCCAATTTGTGGTCATCACGAAAGGGGCTGAGCGCGTCGCCGAAGTGGCGGCGAGATTCACGCTGGATGCGATGCCTGGGAAACAAATGAGCATCGATGCCGATTTGCGGGCAGGTAACATCACGCAGGAAGAGGCAAAAAAGCGCCGCAGCATGATCGAGAAAGAGAGCCAGCTGCATGGCTCTATGGATGGAGCCATGAAGTTCGTGAAGGGCGATGCCATCGCAGGTCTGATCATTACGGCGATCAACATCACCGCTGGCATTGCTATCGGCACTCTGCAAAAAGGTTGGGAAATCGGCAAGGCGGTCACCACTTATTCCATCCTCACCATTGGCGACGGGCTCGTTTCCCAGATCCCTGCGCTGCTGATCTCCATTACGGCAGGTATGATCGTGACCCGTGTGGGCAATGAAGAGGAAGGCGGTGCACTCGGTGGAGATGTAGGCCGACAACTACTGTCTCAGCCAAAAGCGTTGATGATCGCCGCAGGTTTTCTCTTTGCCTTCGCTCTCATTCCAGGCTTTCCAAAAATTCCGTTCATAATGTTAGGTCTCATCGCTGGGGTCATCGGTTACGCCAATTTTCAAACCCAACATGCTCCCGTCGCGGTGCAGCATGACAAACGTAACCTGCCCGCTGCTGCGGCAAGTGGGGCCAAGCCCGCGCTGAAACAGAAGCGGGATGATGGCGATGAGTTTTCAGTCACGTTGCCACTGCTCATGGATGTTTCCGCCGCGAGCCAAGAGGTCGTGGATGCCAATGCCATGAATGAGGAGCTGATCCGGGTCCGCAAAGCCCTGTATCACGATCTCGGCGTGCCTTTTCCTGGCATCCATTTACGTTTCAATGAATCGCTCCCCGCAGGCCAATACAAGATCTTGCTGCATGAAGTGCCCATCGCTGAAGGACAATTCCAGGTGAACTGTGTGCTGGCTCGTGAACGGGCAGACTCCCTGAGAATGTTGGGAATTCCTTTCATGGAGGAGAAACCTTTTCTCCGCGGTCTGCTGCCGCTCTGGGTGCCACAGGATCGCGTGAATGATCTGGAGAAAGCAAAGGTGCCCTACCTCGCACCCACCCAGGTCTTGACCTATCACCTCAGCATCATATTAAAACGTTATGCGGGGGACTTCGTAGGCCTTCAGGAAACCAAGTATTTGCTGGAGCAAATGGATGCTCAATTCCCAGAAGTGGTAAGGGAAGTGCAACGTGTCTTGCCCGTTCAAAAGATCACAGAGGTCTTTCAGCGTCTCGTGCAAGAAGAGGTCTCCATCCGCAACCTGCGCACCATCCTGCAGGCACTCATTGAGTGGGGCCAAAAGGAGAAAGAGGCCGTGCTGCTGACTGAATATGTTCGTGCGAGTTTGAAACGCTACATCAGTTACAAATTCAGCCGAGGGCAAAACATCCTTGCCGTGTACCTCCTCGAGCCAAGCTTGGAGGAAAAGATCCGCAAGGCCGTCAGGCAGACTTCCGCCGGCGCATATCTCGCCTTGGAACCAATGACGGTAAAGGCCCTTCTCACCTCTGTTCGCAAGGAGGTCGGGGACATCTTGGAAAGCAATCAACGTCCTGTCTTGCTAACCTCGCTCGACGTGCGGCGCTACACCAGGAAGCTCATCGAGCAAGAATTCTATGAACTGCCGGTCTTGAGTCATCAGGAGCTCACCGAAGAAATCACCATCCAACCCCTGGGCCGAATCGCCGCTTAA
- a CDS encoding TyeA family type III secretion system gatekeeper subunit has translation MANEYTAHDLMRELLEMTTQRWIDPTTFLQITNKLGIKSSEMRIYFLTQLREQVRQIPLKLYSATDTREKMLDALQQAMDTEISREEVSA, from the coding sequence ATGGCCAATGAATACACAGCCCATGACCTCATGCGTGAGTTGCTGGAGATGACCACGCAGCGCTGGATCGACCCCACTACCTTCCTTCAAATCACCAACAAACTCGGCATCAAATCTTCGGAGATGCGCATCTACTTTCTCACTCAACTCCGCGAACAAGTGCGGCAGATTCCCTTGAAGCTATATTCCGCCACCGACACGCGAGAAAAAATGCTCGATGCCCTTCAGCAGGCCATGGATACGGAAATCTCACGTGAGGAGGTGAGTGCGTGA
- the sctW gene encoding type III secretion system gatekeeper subunit SctW — MSAIGPDVRALVSSFSSKEGLADSLAQAQRQEGNFKGQTVTQQDASTALANAAEEMTFAASEKVEKKLSERKAGTKESLRLSATELADKYVNMMGDSQTPRKLHEFLDALKQKGEKASEQDIRDMLKREFSDVSEQYAAIAFAEEALKNEGGHDALLGKVSSVKETLLKEAGPAIRAGINIATDVLSFSKQGLEQLEKLRDLYRYAVLGRPTVSDMYQAIMGRYGESRFTQALDFLIQAAGSDLDAHGMGPSIESAHLETAVNNINYVQQMGNLYRVLADLVDKVRPSTTAPSFSFTHGQ; from the coding sequence ATGAGTGCCATCGGCCCGGATGTGCGTGCGCTTGTGAGTTCTTTCTCAAGCAAAGAAGGATTGGCAGACAGCCTTGCCCAGGCGCAGCGCCAGGAAGGCAACTTCAAAGGCCAAACAGTCACTCAACAAGATGCCTCAACCGCGCTGGCTAATGCCGCTGAAGAGATGACCTTTGCCGCCTCAGAGAAGGTGGAGAAGAAACTCTCCGAGCGTAAGGCCGGCACCAAAGAATCCTTGCGCCTGAGTGCCACCGAGCTGGCGGATAAATACGTCAACATGATGGGCGATTCGCAGACACCCCGCAAGTTGCATGAGTTTCTTGACGCACTAAAGCAAAAGGGGGAAAAGGCCAGCGAGCAGGATATCCGCGACATGCTGAAGCGCGAGTTTAGCGATGTCTCCGAGCAGTATGCAGCCATTGCCTTTGCTGAAGAAGCGCTGAAGAACGAAGGCGGGCATGACGCTCTGCTAGGCAAGGTCAGCTCAGTGAAGGAGACGCTACTCAAGGAGGCCGGACCCGCTATTCGAGCAGGCATTAACATCGCTACCGATGTACTCAGCTTTTCCAAGCAGGGTCTCGAACAACTGGAAAAATTGAGGGACCTCTACCGCTACGCGGTGCTTGGTCGCCCGACCGTTTCAGACATGTATCAAGCCATCATGGGGCGCTATGGTGAGAGTCGTTTTACTCAGGCCCTGGACTTTTTGATTCAAGCGGCAGGCAGTGACTTGGATGCTCACGGGATGGGACCTTCCATTGAATCTGCTCATCTCGAAACTGCGGTGAATAACATCAACTACGTTCAGCAGATGGGGAACCTCTACCGTGTGCTGGCCGATCTGGTGGACAAAGTGCGCCCCTCTACAACCGCCCCATCCTTTTCCTTCACGCATGGCCAATGA
- the sctE gene encoding type III secretion system translocon subunit SctE, giving the protein MNITNNPSTVAGFDPGSLHTTLKEVKKTATESLTKALTLLTTVDSTGMLPPKDGVMQLSAPKVNLSAADLTLRIGLLQDALNELMTAVSKNEIEGRLNELNRENREQLDKMKDQMKNIEKEAEKKREADKKVNIFQAIANFFKAIFDIISAVFTAIAAIGYALTGNVAAAAGLFAATAALMASAVINLVMAIDSVVKAAGGGGFLSDKAIQGMNKATEILGYVAMGAAMVGGIGAMVSGIRQGATMAAGKLAEKGIQLSTKEIMQQLPKVGGELFQEIASKGTQKLAMELTKEGIEEAGKQALKEGTEQLIKRLPSETALEFAAAAAKAAAKDGASAGVKEAAKNAALEAAGAIMKESLFQALRPLLDLAARQAITSAIIQGSTQITQGVAGVIVADIREDAAEARRKADEAEAQAKAIQAMIELLRKTIEQLQEDLQNMLESSMETISSIFNAADETASSMKDLMRFQAA; this is encoded by the coding sequence ATGAACATCACTAACAATCCATCCACAGTCGCCGGCTTCGACCCAGGCTCTCTTCATACCACGCTGAAGGAAGTCAAGAAGACCGCCACCGAGTCCCTCACCAAAGCGCTGACCCTGCTGACCACGGTCGATTCGACCGGGATGCTGCCACCCAAAGATGGCGTGATGCAACTGTCCGCACCGAAGGTAAACTTAAGCGCCGCCGATTTAACCCTCCGCATCGGCCTGCTACAAGATGCGCTGAATGAGTTGATGACTGCCGTCTCTAAGAACGAAATCGAAGGTCGCCTAAACGAACTGAACCGCGAGAACCGTGAGCAGCTCGACAAGATGAAGGACCAGATGAAGAACATCGAGAAGGAAGCCGAGAAGAAGCGCGAGGCTGACAAGAAAGTGAATATCTTCCAAGCGATCGCCAACTTCTTCAAAGCGATCTTTGACATCATCTCCGCCGTCTTTACCGCGATTGCGGCCATCGGTTATGCACTTACCGGAAACGTTGCTGCAGCAGCAGGTTTATTTGCGGCAACTGCGGCACTCATGGCCTCAGCCGTGATCAACTTGGTCATGGCGATAGATTCCGTCGTCAAGGCCGCCGGTGGTGGTGGTTTTCTCAGCGACAAGGCCATTCAAGGTATGAACAAGGCCACAGAAATCCTGGGCTATGTCGCCATGGGCGCAGCGATGGTCGGTGGTATTGGAGCGATGGTCAGTGGCATCCGGCAAGGTGCCACCATGGCCGCAGGCAAGCTGGCCGAGAAAGGCATCCAATTGTCCACCAAAGAGATCATGCAGCAGTTGCCAAAGGTGGGCGGAGAACTGTTCCAAGAAATTGCCAGCAAAGGCACACAGAAACTTGCCATGGAACTGACGAAGGAGGGCATCGAAGAAGCAGGCAAGCAGGCCCTCAAAGAAGGAACCGAGCAGCTCATCAAGCGGCTGCCCTCTGAAACGGCATTGGAGTTTGCTGCAGCCGCCGCAAAAGCGGCCGCCAAAGACGGTGCCTCTGCGGGTGTCAAAGAAGCTGCCAAGAATGCAGCCCTGGAAGCCGCCGGTGCAATCATGAAGGAATCGCTGTTTCAGGCCTTGCGGCCCTTGTTGGATCTCGCTGCGCGGCAGGCCATCACCAGCGCCATCATTCAAGGCTCCACCCAAATCACACAGGGCGTGGCGGGAGTTATTGTAGCGGACATCCGTGAGGACGCAGCAGAGGCCAGGCGCAAAGCGGATGAGGCCGAAGCACAGGCCAAGGCCATCCAGGCCATGATCGAATTGTTGCGAAAGACGATTGAGCAACTTCAGGAGGATCTTCAAAACATGCTGGAGTCCTCCATGGAAACAATCTCTTCCATATTCAATGCGGCTGACGAAACAGCCAGTTCGATGAAGGACCTGATGCGCTTCCAAGCCGCTTGA
- a CDS encoding SycD/LcrH family type III secretion system chaperone, which yields MTMPNETVKAAAGGLPFDSPEDWKNFFEKFGANGRTYQDFTNLTPQSMEVIYMVGYNQYNAGKYDEAERIFQLLSVLNHFERRYWTGLAASRELQKKYDLAIKAYGYLAMLDMEDPLPPLMMAKCFLAAGKVADAEGALHACVFVSGKKPQHAAIVEQAENLLELLSKNENAGVRP from the coding sequence ATGACCATGCCCAACGAAACCGTCAAAGCCGCAGCAGGCGGCCTGCCTTTTGATTCCCCCGAAGACTGGAAAAACTTCTTCGAAAAGTTCGGTGCCAATGGCCGCACTTACCAAGACTTCACCAACCTCACACCACAGAGCATGGAGGTCATTTACATGGTGGGTTACAATCAATACAACGCGGGCAAATATGATGAAGCCGAGCGGATTTTCCAACTGCTGAGCGTGCTCAATCACTTCGAACGTCGCTACTGGACCGGCCTCGCCGCCAGCCGTGAATTGCAGAAGAAGTACGACTTGGCCATCAAAGCCTATGGTTACCTGGCCATGCTGGACATGGAAGACCCTCTGCCACCGCTGATGATGGCCAAGTGCTTCCTTGCCGCAGGCAAGGTCGCCGATGCCGAAGGGGCCCTCCACGCCTGTGTTTTTGTGTCCGGAAAAAAGCCGCAGCATGCAGCGATCGTGGAGCAGGCGGAAAACCTTCTCGAACTACTCTCTAAAAACGAAAACGCTGGAGTCAGGCCATGA